The proteins below come from a single Aegilops tauschii subsp. strangulata cultivar AL8/78 chromosome 6, Aet v6.0, whole genome shotgun sequence genomic window:
- the LOC141025892 gene encoding uncharacterized protein — protein sequence MIFTLTMDVLNSILTQAAATGVLQRLMARHAVASTSLYADDVVVFCHAHPDDLMAIREILRVFGDASGMRTNFAKCAALPIRCSVEQQVQAMQILDCRVAQFPTTYLGIPLAIRKPTAAALLPLIDKLSRKLSTWRGSMVSRGERLAFVRHVLSAMPMHILMAFALNKNILAQVNRIIHGFCWAGRKDAHGGQCMVNWARVCHPLSLEGLGVSDLHHAGIALRMRWLWLQRTDPRWPWALLHLPLDPDASAMFRVSTT from the coding sequence ATGATCTTCACCTTGACCATGGATGTGCTCAACTCCATCCTCACTCAAGCGGCGGCCACGGGAGTTCTCCAAAGGCTGATGGCCAGGCATGCGGTAGCCAGCACATCTCTCTACGCGGATGACGTCGTTGTGTTCTGCCACGCACACCCGGATGACCTGATGGCAATCCGCGAGATCCTGCGTGTCTTCGGGGACGCGTCTGGCATGAGAACCAACTTCGCCAAGTGTGCAGCGCTCCCAATCCGATGCTCCGTCGAGCAACAGGTCCAGGCCATGCAGATCCTTGATTGCCGAGTCGCGCAATTCCCCACGACTTACCTGGGCATCCCCCTGGCCATCCGCAAGCCCACGGCTGCTGCCCTACTTCCGCTCATCGATAAGCTATCTCGCAAGCTCTCAACCTGGAGGGGGTCCATGGTCTCTCGTGGTGAAAGGCTGGCCTTCGTGCGCCACGTTCTCTCTGCGATGCCGATGCACATCCTCATGGCGTTCGCTCTCAACAAGAACATCCTTGCCCAAGTGAACAGGATCATTCACGGCTTCTGCTGGGCTGGCCGCAAAGACGCCCACGGCGGCCAATGCATGGTCAACTGGGCACGAGTCTGCCACCCCCTCTCCCTTGAGGGGCTTGGGGTTAGTGACCTTCATCACGCCGGGATCGCGCTGCGCATGCGCTGGCTCTGGTTGCAGCGCACGGACCCACGATGGCCTTGGGCACTCCTCCATCTACCCTTGGACCCTGATGCCAGCGCCATGTTTCGTGTCTCCACGACCTAG